The Gemmobacter aquarius genome contains the following window.
CGCATGCCGCCCGCGGTCTTTCCCGCGATCCTGGGATTTGTCGGCCTTGGCCTTGCGATGCGGCGGGGGCTTTCTTCGCACGGTTTCGACGCCACGCCAGCCGATCTGCTGCTTGCCATGGCATGCGCGCTCTGGGCTTTTGCGAGTTTTGCCTATCTGGTCAAGCTGTCCCGCAGGGCAGGGGTGCTGGCCGAGGATCTGCGCGTGCTTCCCGGCCGCAACGGCCTTGCTGCCGCCACGATGGGCGGCATGGCGGTCGCCGCCGCCCTCGTCCCCGTCGCGCCACATGCCGCAGCGATCCTGCTGGTCGTCTCGCTTCTGGTCCATACCGCGCTGACCGTGTTCTCGGCGCTCATGGCCTGCCGCCTGTCGCCCGAGGCGCGGCCCGTCGATCCGGGTTGGCACCTGCGCTTCGTCGGCTTCATCGTCGGCGCGATTGCCGCGATCGGCCTTGGCTGGGCTGCGCTGGCAAACGCGCTGCTCTGGCTGACCATCCCGCTTGCCGTGGCGATCTGGGCTG
Protein-coding sequences here:
- a CDS encoding TDT family transporter, producing the protein MEPARHRPKLFPPPEFPPRKKAIFSRMPPAVFPAILGFVGLGLAMRRGLSSHGFDATPADLLLAMACALWAFASFAYLVKLSRRAGVLAEDLRVLPGRNGLAAATMGGMAVAAALVPVAPHAAAILLVVSLLVHTALTVFSALMACRLSPEARPVDPGWHLRFVGFIVGAIAAIGLGWAALANALLWLTIPLAVAIWAASAHQFRHAAPPAPLRPLLAIHLSPAALFATVAAMLGHDGVATGFLALGTLLLLALLASARWITAAGFTPLWGAFTFPLAAYASALFANGLIWAGTALFLAGAVIIPAILWKTLTLWAAGSLAAKTNAAEA